A region of the Amycolatopsis sp. cg13 genome:
CTTCCCCTCCTCCACCGCCGCGAGACTCACCTCGACGTGCACCGCGGGCACAGTCAAATTCACGACGATCTCAACCTCCGGCGACGCAAGAAGCTCCGCCACCGACCCACCATGAGGAACCCCGTACTTCGCAGCCTGCGCAGAAGCCCGCTCCACATCGAGATCGGCAACCGCTACCACCCGAAGATCCGGAAACGCGGTCAGATTCTCCAAATACGTATCACTGATAAATCCCGCCCCGACAATCCCGACCCCGACAGTCACGCACCCACCCCAGCGAGATAAGCGAAACTGTCAGCAATACCCCCGAAAACATCCTCGTGCTGATCAAACTCCACCACCCGCAACGCCCCCGGAACCGCATCAAGCACCGACCGCATCGGCACCCGTCCCTGCCCCGCAGGCACCTGCCCCGAAGCGTCGACAGCCAACGACCCGTCCTTCACATGGATCGCGCACACCCGCTCCCCCAACCGCCGCAGCAGCGCAGGCGCATCCTCCCCACCCGCAGTAGCCCAGTAAGCATCGACCTCCAGCACAACCTCCGGAGAAAGCCGATCCGCGAACACCTCCAACGCACTACGCCCGTCGAATCGCGATTCCAGCTCCCACCAATGATTGTGGTAGCCGACCCGAACCCCATATCCCGCCGCGACTTCAGCCGCGGCATTGAGCGCCGACGCGGTATCAGCAATATCCGCCAAACTCCCCCACCGCTCAGCAGGAACCAACGGCTCGATCACGACCCCGATCCCCAGCTCCCGAGCCGCGGCGAAAACGGCCGCCAAATCCTTCCCCACCAACGCAGCATGCGCGGTAGGCGCACTCAACCCATGTGCGGACAGCCCCGCCCGAAGCGCCTCGACGTTCTCCACCACCCCGTACGGCTCGACTCGGCGGAACCCGATCGCAGCCAGCCGCCGCAACGTCTCGTCCGGATCAGCCGCGAACGCGTCGCGCACCGAGTACAGCTGCACCGAAGGTCCACCCATGCCAACTCCCAGCGATAGAGGGCTTTCGCCAATTTCTACCACCTGGTCAGAATTGACACCAGGACAAAACCGGACGGAATTCCGGGACCAAGATCAGCCGAGATCCTTGTGCCAGATCAAGAAATCGCACGGAGTAGCGAGCAGCGGAGCCAGCTCCGGATGCGGCCCGTCGATCGTCGACGTCTCCACCACCCGGTACCCGAGCCGGGTGTACCACTGCGAGAGGAACTCCTTCGACGGATGCGTCCACTCCCGCGGCACCAACAGCTCAAGCTGCATCCGC
Encoded here:
- a CDS encoding sugar phosphate isomerase/epimerase family protein; protein product: MGGPSVQLYSVRDAFAADPDETLRRLAAIGFRRVEPYGVVENVEALRAGLSAHGLSAPTAHAALVGKDLAAVFAAARELGIGVVIEPLVPAERWGSLADIADTASALNAAAEVAAGYGVRVGYHNHWWELESRFDGRSALEVFADRLSPEVVLEVDAYWATAGGEDAPALLRRLGERVCAIHVKDGSLAVDASGQVPAGQGRVPMRSVLDAVPGALRVVEFDQHEDVFGGIADSFAYLAGVGA